A part of Chitinimonas koreensis genomic DNA contains:
- the glnK gene encoding P-II family nitrogen regulator — MKFVSAIIKPFKLDEVREALSAIGVQGVTVTEVKGFGRQKGHTELYRGAEYVVDFLPKVKLEIAVKDDLLEQVIEAVEKSANTGKIGDGKIFVFDLEQVIRIRTGETGADAL, encoded by the coding sequence ATGAAGTTCGTTAGCGCCATCATCAAGCCGTTCAAGCTTGACGAGGTGCGGGAAGCCCTCTCCGCCATCGGCGTGCAGGGCGTCACCGTCACCGAGGTCAAGGGTTTCGGCCGTCAGAAGGGCCACACCGAGCTGTACCGCGGTGCGGAATACGTGGTCGATTTCCTGCCCAAGGTCAAGCTCGAGATCGCCGTCAAGGACGACCTGCTCGAGCAGGTGATCGAAGCCGTCGAGAAGTCGGCCAATACCGGCAAGATCGGCGACGGCAAGATCTTCGTGTTCGATCTCGAACAAGTCATCCGCATCCGCACCGGCGAGACCGGCGCGGACGCGCTCTAA
- the msrP gene encoding protein-methionine-sulfoxide reductase catalytic subunit MsrP: MPTYRPPRIAASEITPESVYLSRRDWLSGSAALAAAALLPPEAAAAALPTFYKSRYSTAEPKNSEAEITGYNNFYEFGTDKRDPAAHAHTLKPSPWKVEVGGEVAKPRTFDLDALLKLAPLEERIYRLRCVEGWSMVIPWVGFPLAALLKQVEPTARGRYVEFTTLMAPEQMPGQRDDVLAWPYVEGLRLDEAMHPLAILAVGLYGRPLPNQNGAPIRLVVPWKYGFKSIKSIVKIRLVEQQPISSWTRANPTEYGFYSNVNPEVDHPRWSQATERRIGEFFKRKTLMFNGYDEVAGLYKGMDLKRNF; the protein is encoded by the coding sequence ATGCCGACCTACCGCCCGCCGCGGATCGCCGCGAGCGAAATCACCCCCGAATCCGTCTACCTGAGCCGCCGCGACTGGCTGAGCGGCAGCGCCGCACTGGCCGCCGCGGCGCTGCTGCCTCCCGAAGCCGCCGCCGCTGCGCTGCCGACCTTCTACAAGAGCCGCTACAGCACCGCCGAGCCGAAGAACAGCGAAGCCGAGATCACCGGCTACAACAACTTCTACGAATTCGGCACCGACAAGCGCGACCCGGCGGCCCATGCGCATACGCTGAAGCCGAGCCCGTGGAAGGTCGAGGTCGGCGGCGAGGTGGCCAAGCCGCGCACCTTCGATCTCGACGCGCTGCTCAAGCTGGCGCCGCTGGAAGAGCGGATCTACCGGCTGCGCTGCGTCGAGGGCTGGTCGATGGTGATCCCCTGGGTCGGCTTTCCGCTCGCCGCCCTGCTCAAGCAGGTCGAGCCGACCGCGCGCGGCCGCTACGTCGAATTCACCACCCTCATGGCGCCCGAGCAGATGCCGGGCCAGCGCGACGACGTGCTCGCCTGGCCCTATGTCGAGGGCCTGCGGCTGGACGAGGCGATGCATCCGCTGGCCATCCTGGCCGTCGGCCTGTACGGCCGGCCGCTGCCGAACCAGAACGGCGCGCCGATCCGGCTGGTGGTGCCGTGGAAATACGGCTTCAAGAGCATCAAGTCGATCGTGAAGATCCGCCTGGTCGAGCAGCAGCCGATCAGCAGCTGGACGCGCGCCAATCCGACCGAGTACGGCTTCTATTCGAACGTGAATCCCGAGGTCGACCATCCGCGCTGGAGCCAGGCGACCGAACGCCGCATCGGCGAGTTCTTCAAGCGCAAGACGCTGATGTTCAACGGTTACGACGAGGTGGCGGGGCTGTACAAGGGCATGGATCTGAAGCGGAATTTCTGA
- a CDS encoding EAL and HDOD domain-containing protein, translating into MVFGLIKKIFGGGEHEPPPPSPHFAPPPTIPAVNALGAAPGQAGFVAGAPTETMLQREIVVDRDLKVVGYDFRLRESVLRRKDKMAHSVWKLYDEVLLRNFLAEESTKAFGSKRIFLDVSVWALQSALLDKLPRGRFVLMLRYDAEFFQNAFEHIELLESLKTRGFQLGFDNFPLEPTLIGLFTLADYHRLSVAERDITELSKIISAVANAAPDAELMVADIHFFEELQVCRQLQVHFLQGSYLRRKELSEADAVDASYLRLLEVLNLVRAEADPMVIAGAMKYDPMLSFKLLRYVNSPGSGLVTKVDTLDRALVVLGHKQLYRWLTLLLFAHERQEGDQDILLETALIRGRMMETLGAKQFRREVQDQLFTTGMFSMLETLLRQPMDKLIDKLNLPADINSALLGQDGPYSPLLQLALACEDGDLPDDPRLFQAAGVSKNDANRAQVEAMLWVEEVV; encoded by the coding sequence ATGGTCTTCGGACTGATCAAGAAAATCTTCGGCGGCGGCGAGCACGAACCGCCGCCGCCATCCCCCCACTTCGCGCCGCCGCCGACCATCCCGGCGGTGAACGCGCTCGGCGCGGCGCCCGGCCAGGCCGGCTTCGTCGCCGGCGCGCCGACCGAGACCATGCTGCAGCGCGAGATCGTGGTCGACCGCGACCTCAAGGTGGTCGGCTACGACTTCCGCCTACGCGAGAGCGTGCTGCGCCGCAAGGACAAGATGGCGCACTCGGTGTGGAAGCTGTACGACGAGGTGCTGCTGCGCAATTTCCTGGCCGAGGAATCGACCAAGGCCTTCGGCAGCAAGCGCATCTTCCTCGACGTTTCGGTCTGGGCGCTGCAGAGCGCGCTGCTCGACAAGCTGCCGCGCGGCCGCTTCGTGCTGATGCTGCGCTACGACGCCGAGTTCTTCCAGAACGCCTTCGAGCACATCGAGCTGCTGGAATCGCTGAAGACGCGCGGCTTCCAGCTCGGCTTCGACAACTTCCCGCTCGAGCCCACGCTGATCGGCCTGTTCACGCTGGCCGACTACCACCGGCTGTCGGTGGCCGAGCGCGACATCACCGAGCTGTCCAAGATCATCTCGGCGGTGGCGAACGCGGCGCCCGATGCCGAGCTGATGGTCGCCGACATCCATTTCTTCGAGGAGCTGCAGGTCTGCCGCCAGCTGCAGGTGCATTTCCTGCAGGGCAGCTATCTGCGCCGCAAGGAGCTGTCGGAGGCCGACGCGGTCGACGCCAGCTATCTGCGCCTCTTGGAAGTGCTCAACCTGGTGCGCGCCGAGGCCGATCCGATGGTGATCGCCGGCGCGATGAAGTACGACCCGATGCTGAGCTTCAAGCTGCTGCGCTACGTCAATTCGCCCGGCTCGGGGCTGGTGACCAAGGTCGATACGCTCGACCGCGCGCTGGTGGTGCTGGGCCACAAGCAGCTGTACCGCTGGCTCACGCTGCTGTTGTTCGCGCACGAGCGGCAGGAGGGCGACCAGGACATCCTGCTCGAGACCGCGCTGATCCGTGGCCGCATGATGGAGACGCTGGGCGCCAAGCAGTTCCGCCGCGAGGTGCAGGACCAGCTGTTCACCACCGGCATGTTCTCGATGCTGGAGACGCTGCTGCGCCAGCCGATGGACAAGCTGATCGACAAGCTCAACCTGCCGGCCGACATCAACAGCGCGCTCTTGGGCCAGGACGGGCCGTATTCGCCGCTCCTGCAGCTGGCGCTGGCCTGCGAGGACGGCGACCTGCCCGACGATCCGCGGCTGTTCCAGGCGGCCGGCGTGAGCAAGAACGATGCGAACCGGGCGCAGGTCGAGGCGATGTTGTGGGTGGAGGAAGTGGTTTAG
- a CDS encoding sulfurtransferase TusA family protein, with protein MSAPEAQLSVDLSGLNCPLPILRAKKALADLPGGTVLHLICTDPGTPSDFEAFCRQTGHALTHQAQIDGKYQFWITRR; from the coding sequence ATGTCCGCGCCCGAAGCCCAGCTCTCCGTCGACCTGTCCGGCCTCAACTGCCCGCTGCCGATCCTGCGCGCCAAGAAGGCGCTGGCCGACCTGCCCGGCGGCACCGTGCTGCACCTGATCTGCACCGATCCGGGCACGCCGTCCGATTTCGAGGCCTTCTGCCGCCAGACTGGCCATGCGCTGACGCACCAAGCCCAGATCGACGGCAAGTACCAGTTCTGGATTACGCGCCGGTGA
- a CDS encoding HutD/Ves family protein, with translation MAELRSKTDYREMPWRNGGGTTCELYRLPHPQRPDDFALRLSIAGVAQGGPFSAFPGIDRTLMLLDGEGMALRFDGAADEMMLDRPLQPIAFAGETPVDCRLLGGGLRDFNAMVARDWGALTLRILRPAAGEVLALGGDTATLAYLHEGRLHGDGGTVAAGMLLALAAGERGRWLAAEAGVLIEVALRPHPAPAL, from the coding sequence ATGGCCGAACTGCGCAGCAAGACCGACTACCGCGAGATGCCCTGGCGCAACGGCGGCGGCACCACCTGCGAGCTCTACCGCCTGCCGCATCCGCAGCGGCCGGACGATTTCGCGCTGCGCCTGTCGATCGCCGGCGTGGCGCAGGGCGGGCCGTTCTCGGCCTTCCCCGGCATCGACCGCACGTTGATGCTGCTCGACGGCGAGGGCATGGCGCTGCGTTTCGACGGCGCCGCCGACGAGATGATGCTCGACCGCCCGCTGCAGCCGATCGCCTTCGCCGGCGAGACGCCGGTCGACTGCCGCCTGCTCGGCGGCGGATTGCGCGATTTCAACGCGATGGTCGCGCGCGACTGGGGCGCATTGACGCTGCGCATCCTGCGGCCGGCCGCGGGCGAGGTGCTGGCGCTCGGCGGCGATACGGCGACGCTGGCTTATCTGCACGAAGGCCGGCTGCACGGCGACGGCGGCACGGTCGCGGCCGGCATGCTGCTGGCGCTGGCGGCCGGCGAGCGCGGCCGCTGGCTGGCGGCCGAGGCCGGCGTGCTGATCGAAGTGGCGCTGCGGCCGCATCCGGCCCCGGCGCTATAA
- the pip gene encoding prolyl aminopeptidase, producing MTLRDTLYPPIEPNRHGMLPLDELHTMYWEESGNPAGIPVIFLHGGPGAGASPKHRQFFDPAVYRIVIFDQRGAGRSTPLGELRDNTTQHLIADIETLRAKLGIERWLVFGGSWGSTLALAYGEAHPERCLGFVLRGVFLCRPWEIVWFMRGMRQFYPENWAQFASHLPEIEQGDLLVHFHRRLSDPDPAVHLPAARAWSLYEGQCATLLPDPAVIANFSNDTVALGVGRIEAHYFVNRIFLPENALLDNVGRIEHLPMITVQGRYDVLCPPVSAWELHQAWPGSKLEMVADAGHAAWEPGIARGLVRACEEMKQKLAG from the coding sequence ATGACCCTACGCGACACGCTCTATCCGCCGATCGAACCGAACCGCCACGGCATGCTGCCGCTCGACGAGCTGCACACCATGTACTGGGAGGAGTCGGGCAATCCGGCCGGCATCCCGGTGATCTTCCTGCACGGCGGCCCCGGCGCCGGCGCCAGCCCCAAGCACCGCCAGTTCTTCGACCCGGCCGTCTACCGCATCGTGATCTTCGACCAGCGCGGCGCCGGCCGCTCCACTCCGCTGGGCGAATTGCGCGACAACACCACCCAGCACCTGATCGCCGACATCGAGACGCTGCGCGCCAAGCTCGGCATCGAGCGCTGGCTGGTGTTCGGCGGCTCCTGGGGCTCGACCCTGGCGCTGGCCTACGGCGAGGCGCACCCGGAGCGCTGCCTGGGTTTCGTGCTGCGCGGCGTGTTCCTGTGCCGGCCGTGGGAGATCGTCTGGTTCATGCGCGGCATGCGGCAGTTCTATCCCGAGAACTGGGCGCAGTTCGCCAGCCACCTGCCCGAGATCGAGCAGGGCGACCTGCTGGTGCATTTCCACCGCCGCCTGAGCGACCCGGACCCGGCGGTCCACCTGCCGGCCGCGCGCGCCTGGAGCCTGTACGAAGGCCAGTGCGCGACGCTGCTGCCCGATCCGGCGGTGATCGCCAACTTCAGCAACGACACGGTCGCGCTCGGTGTCGGCCGGATCGAGGCGCACTACTTCGTCAACCGCATCTTCCTGCCGGAGAACGCGCTGCTGGACAACGTCGGCCGCATCGAGCACCTGCCGATGATCACCGTGCAGGGCCGCTACGACGTGCTGTGCCCGCCGGTCTCGGCCTGGGAGCTGCACCAGGCCTGGCCGGGCTCGAAGCTGGAGATGGTGGCCGACGCCGGCCACGCGGCCTGGGAGCCCGGCATCGCGCGCGGGCTGGTCAGGGCTTGCGAGGAGATGAAGCAGAAGTTGGCGGGCTGA
- a CDS encoding accessory factor UbiK family protein — MLAQKLFDEVSGKLSEVLSTGPARDIEKNVRAVLTAGFAKLDLVTREEFEVQQAVLAKTRETLAKLEARIAALEAHHSAAAPAGEVDNPQDDF, encoded by the coding sequence ATGCTTGCCCAGAAGCTGTTCGACGAAGTGAGCGGCAAACTGTCCGAGGTCCTCTCCACCGGCCCGGCCCGCGACATCGAGAAGAACGTCCGTGCCGTGCTGACTGCCGGCTTCGCCAAGCTGGACCTGGTCACCCGCGAAGAATTCGAAGTCCAACAGGCGGTGCTGGCCAAGACGCGCGAGACGCTGGCCAAGCTCGAGGCGCGCATCGCCGCGCTGGAGGCGCATCACTCGGCGGCCGCGCCGGCCGGCGAAGTGGACAATCCGCAGGACGATTTCTGA
- the pyrC gene encoding dihydroorotase: protein MTQLTLIRPDDWHLHLRDGDALRAVLPDTARRFGRAIVMPNLKPPVRTVADAAAYRERILAAVPAGLAFEPLMTLYLTDVTPPEEIARVKESGFVHALKLYPAGATTNSDAGVTDVAKVLPTLRAMAELGVPLLVHGEVTDPAIDVFDREAVFIERVMKPLLEQLPDLKVVFEHITTKQAAHFVWSAGDRVAATITAHHLLMNRNALFQGGVRPHHYCLPVLKREIHREALVEVAVSGSPKFFLGTDSAPHGKSTKEAACGCAGMYTAHAGIELYAEAFEAAGALDRLEGFASRFGPLFYGLPANGDQITLVKEAVPVPAELPYLAGDTLVPLRAGETVGWRLA from the coding sequence ATGACCCAACTGACCCTGATCCGCCCCGACGACTGGCACCTGCACCTGCGCGACGGCGACGCGCTGCGCGCGGTGCTGCCCGATACCGCCCGCCGCTTCGGCCGCGCCATCGTGATGCCCAACCTCAAGCCGCCGGTGCGTACCGTGGCCGACGCGGCCGCCTACCGCGAGCGCATCCTGGCCGCGGTGCCGGCCGGCCTCGCGTTCGAGCCGCTGATGACGCTGTACCTGACCGATGTGACGCCGCCCGAGGAGATCGCCCGGGTCAAGGAGAGCGGCTTCGTCCACGCGCTCAAGCTCTACCCGGCCGGTGCCACCACCAATTCCGACGCCGGCGTGACCGACGTCGCCAAGGTGCTGCCGACGCTGCGGGCGATGGCCGAGCTCGGCGTGCCGCTGCTGGTGCACGGTGAGGTGACCGATCCGGCGATCGACGTGTTCGACCGCGAGGCGGTGTTCATCGAGCGGGTGATGAAGCCGCTGCTCGAGCAGTTGCCCGACCTCAAGGTGGTGTTCGAGCACATCACCACCAAGCAGGCGGCCCACTTCGTCTGGAGCGCCGGCGACCGCGTGGCGGCCACCATCACGGCCCACCACCTGCTGATGAACCGCAACGCGCTGTTCCAGGGCGGCGTGCGGCCGCACCACTACTGCCTGCCGGTGCTCAAGCGCGAGATCCACCGCGAGGCGCTGGTCGAAGTCGCCGTCAGCGGCAGCCCGAAGTTCTTCCTCGGCACCGACAGTGCGCCGCACGGCAAGAGCACCAAGGAGGCGGCCTGCGGCTGCGCCGGTATGTATACCGCGCACGCCGGCATCGAGCTGTATGCCGAGGCCTTCGAGGCGGCCGGCGCGCTCGACCGGCTCGAGGGTTTCGCCAGCCGCTTCGGCCCGCTGTTCTACGGCCTGCCGGCCAACGGCGACCAGATCACGCTGGTCAAGGAGGCCGTGCCGGTACCGGCCGAGCTGCCCTACCTGGCCGGCGACACGCTGGTGCCGCTGCGCGCGGGCGAGACGGTGGGCTGGCGGCTGGCCTGA
- a CDS encoding SRPBCC family protein — MKIRETVRLDHPPETVWPWLVEPARLMRWNERLRRCLPEQPLVAGVRYSTEFGFAGKPATPFWLEVEERIESRRLVLRYRSGPGVTPPVEALERFELVEAGKGGCTLRHQVTIRAEGVPCWARMLIAVISRLGKPSGPHPLIALLAEERN, encoded by the coding sequence ATGAAAATCCGCGAAACCGTCCGTCTGGACCACCCACCCGAAACCGTCTGGCCCTGGCTGGTCGAACCGGCGCGGCTGATGCGCTGGAACGAGCGGCTGCGGCGCTGCCTGCCCGAGCAGCCGCTGGTCGCCGGCGTGCGCTACAGCACCGAGTTCGGCTTCGCCGGCAAGCCGGCCACGCCGTTCTGGCTGGAGGTAGAGGAGCGCATCGAGAGCCGGCGGCTGGTGCTGCGCTACCGCTCGGGGCCGGGCGTGACGCCGCCGGTCGAGGCGCTCGAGCGGTTCGAACTGGTCGAAGCGGGAAAAGGCGGCTGCACCCTGCGCCACCAGGTGACGATCCGGGCCGAGGGCGTACCGTGCTGGGCACGCATGCTGATCGCGGTGATCAGCCGGCTGGGCAAGCCGAGCGGCCCGCATCCGCTGATCGCGCTGCTGGCCGAGGAGCGGAATTAG
- the purE gene encoding 5-(carboxyamino)imidazole ribonucleotide mutase: MGSNSDWEVMQHAARQLKAFGIVFEARVVSAHRTPELLFEYAETADARGLKAIIAGAGGAAHLPGMLAAKTVVPVLGVPVPSKYLRGEDSLLSIVQMPKGIPVATFAIGEAGAANAGLFAVALLANEDAELRQKLNRFRDDQRKTVLAMELPEIE, translated from the coding sequence ATGGGCAGCAACTCGGACTGGGAGGTGATGCAGCACGCCGCCCGTCAGCTCAAAGCCTTCGGCATCGTCTTCGAGGCGCGCGTCGTCTCCGCGCACCGCACTCCCGAGCTCCTGTTCGAATACGCCGAGACCGCGGATGCGCGCGGCCTCAAGGCCATCATCGCCGGCGCCGGCGGCGCTGCCCACCTGCCGGGCATGCTGGCGGCCAAGACCGTGGTGCCGGTGCTCGGCGTGCCGGTGCCGTCCAAGTACCTGCGCGGCGAGGATTCGCTGCTGTCCATCGTCCAGATGCCCAAGGGCATCCCGGTCGCCACCTTCGCCATCGGCGAGGCCGGCGCGGCCAATGCCGGCCTGTTCGCGGTCGCGCTGCTGGCCAACGAGGACGCCGAGCTGCGGCAGAAACTGAACCGCTTCCGCGACGACCAGCGCAAGACCGTGCTGGCCATGGAGCTGCCGGAGATCGAGTGA
- a CDS encoding 5-(carboxyamino)imidazole ribonucleotide synthase produces the protein MARTPILPPAMLGILGGGQLGRMFTIAAKTMGYRVTVLDPDGNAPAADFADVHLRAAYNDHAALKELAETCAAVTTEFENVNADSMRWLAKYLPVSPSGDCVAIAQDRIQEKAWIRKAGLATAPYLALETVTDLNHDLAPYLPGILKTARLGYDGKGQMRVRTAEEARAAYADLGGQPCVLEKMLPLASEVSAIVTRTSSHEVAVFPVAENRHARGILDVSIVPARVPVALAEQARTMARQLAEALDYVGVLAVEFFVLEDDSLVVNEIAPRPHNSGHYTIDACVTSQYEQQVRAMCGLHPGRPDLLSPVVMVNLLGDVWRDDGGEPNWEVLMQAPNAHLHLYGKKEARPGRKMGHFCVLAQDADAALEQAEALKDTL, from the coding sequence ATGGCGCGCACCCCCATCCTGCCGCCGGCCATGCTCGGCATCCTCGGCGGCGGCCAGCTCGGCCGCATGTTCACCATCGCGGCCAAGACCATGGGCTACCGCGTCACCGTGCTCGATCCGGACGGCAACGCGCCGGCCGCCGACTTCGCCGACGTCCACCTGCGCGCCGCCTACAACGACCACGCCGCGCTCAAGGAACTGGCCGAGACCTGCGCCGCGGTCACCACCGAATTCGAGAACGTCAACGCCGATTCGATGCGCTGGCTGGCCAAGTACCTGCCGGTCAGCCCCTCGGGCGACTGCGTGGCGATCGCCCAGGACCGCATCCAGGAAAAGGCCTGGATCCGCAAGGCCGGCCTCGCCACCGCGCCCTACCTCGCGCTCGAGACGGTCACCGACCTCAACCACGATCTCGCGCCCTACCTGCCCGGCATCCTCAAGACCGCCCGCCTCGGCTACGACGGCAAGGGCCAGATGCGCGTGCGGACCGCCGAAGAGGCGCGCGCCGCCTACGCCGACCTCGGCGGCCAGCCCTGCGTGCTGGAGAAGATGCTGCCGCTGGCGAGCGAGGTGTCGGCCATCGTCACCCGCACCAGCAGCCACGAGGTGGCGGTGTTCCCGGTGGCCGAGAACCGCCACGCCCGCGGCATCCTCGACGTCAGCATCGTGCCGGCCCGCGTGCCGGTGGCGCTGGCCGAGCAGGCGCGCACCATGGCCAGGCAGCTGGCCGAGGCGCTCGACTACGTCGGCGTGCTGGCGGTCGAGTTCTTCGTGCTCGAGGACGACAGCCTGGTGGTCAACGAGATCGCGCCGCGGCCGCACAACTCCGGCCACTACACGATCGACGCCTGCGTCACCAGCCAGTACGAGCAGCAGGTGCGCGCGATGTGCGGCCTGCATCCGGGCCGGCCCGACCTGCTGTCGCCGGTGGTGATGGTGAACCTGCTCGGCGACGTCTGGCGCGACGACGGCGGCGAACCGAACTGGGAAGTGCTGATGCAGGCGCCCAATGCCCACCTGCACCTCTACGGCAAGAAGGAAGCGCGGCCGGGCCGCAAGATGGGCCACTTCTGCGTGCTGGCGCAGGACGCCGACGCGGCGCTGGAGCAGGCCGAGGCGCTGAAGGACACGCTGTAA
- a CDS encoding phosphoribosylaminoimidazolesuccinocarboxamide synthase: MTGITTTNLKSLKKIYSGKVRDLYEIDDRRMLMIATDRLSAFDVILNEPIPAKGQILTAISNFWFEQLASVVPNHLTGERAEDVVAAEDLPQVEGRAVVVKRLKPVPVEAIVRGYLSGTGWKDYKATGTICGMPLPAGLTEASKLPAPIFTPSTKAAVGDHDENVSFATLEAQIGAELAGRVRDTAIKLYLAASEYAATRGIIIADTKFEFGLDEDGTLTLMDEALTPDSSRFWPADQYAPGSNPPSYDKQFVRDWLESTGWNKTPPAPALPREVADRTADKYREALHKLTA, from the coding sequence ATGACCGGCATCACCACCACCAACCTCAAAAGCCTCAAGAAGATCTACAGCGGCAAGGTGCGCGACCTCTACGAGATCGACGACCGCCGCATGCTGATGATCGCCACCGACCGCCTGTCGGCTTTCGACGTGATCCTCAACGAGCCGATCCCGGCCAAGGGCCAGATCCTGACCGCGATCTCCAACTTCTGGTTCGAGCAGCTGGCCAGCGTGGTGCCCAACCACCTGACCGGCGAGCGCGCCGAGGACGTGGTGGCGGCCGAGGACTTGCCGCAGGTCGAGGGCCGCGCGGTGGTGGTCAAGCGGCTCAAGCCGGTGCCGGTCGAGGCCATCGTGCGCGGCTACCTGTCCGGCACGGGCTGGAAGGACTACAAGGCCACCGGCACCATCTGCGGCATGCCGCTGCCGGCCGGCCTGACCGAGGCGTCCAAGCTGCCGGCGCCGATCTTCACGCCGTCGACCAAGGCGGCGGTCGGCGACCACGACGAGAACGTCAGCTTCGCCACGCTCGAAGCGCAGATCGGCGCCGAACTGGCCGGCCGCGTGCGCGACACCGCGATCAAGCTCTACCTGGCCGCCAGCGAATATGCCGCCACGCGCGGCATCATCATCGCCGACACCAAGTTCGAATTCGGCCTCGACGAGGACGGCACGCTGACGCTGATGGACGAGGCGCTGACGCCCGATTCGAGCCGGTTCTGGCCGGCCGACCAGTACGCGCCGGGCAGCAATCCGCCGAGCTACGACAAGCAGTTCGTGCGCGACTGGCTCGAGAGCACCGGCTGGAACAAGACGCCGCCAGCGCCGGCGCTGCCGCGGGAGGTCGCGGACCGCACCGCCGACAAGTACCGCGAGGCCCTGCACAAGCTCACCGCTTGA
- a CDS encoding ammonium transporter encodes MKKLLTALALIGAMSLGAAGSAWAEEAPAAAPAATAEAAAPAAEAPAAPAAPDAPKPAEAAAAPAAEAAPAAAAPAAAAPAPVVNKGDNAWIFVATAFVILMSIPGLALFYGGLVRGKNMLSVLMQVFVVFSLISVLWVVYGYSVAFTDGGGLNAVAGGFSKLFLKGVTPDSVAATWSKGVVISELIYVVFQGAFAAITCGLIVGAFAERAKFAAVLAFVVIWFSFSYLPMAHMVWYWAGPDVYTDAKAAEAATAAAGWLFAKGALDFAGGTVVHINAAVAGLVGAYFVGKRVGYGREAMTPHNLTLTMVGASLLWFGWFGFNAGSALEANGIAALAFINTWVATALAALAWTGVEWIWKGKPSMLGAASGAVAGLVAITPACGFVGVGGAMAIGLLAGVVCLWGVHGLKRLLGADDALDVFGVHGVGGILGAILTGVFADPALGGTGIWDYVANGVAPDYSIGTQVWIQTQGVLTTLVVSGLVSVVAYKLVDLVIGLRVPEDEEREGLDVTSHGEKAYNL; translated from the coding sequence ATGAAAAAACTGCTTACCGCATTGGCGCTGATCGGCGCCATGAGCCTCGGCGCAGCCGGCTCGGCCTGGGCGGAAGAGGCCCCGGCGGCCGCGCCCGCCGCCACGGCCGAAGCCGCAGCCCCGGCAGCCGAAGCGCCCGCCGCCCCGGCCGCGCCCGATGCCCCCAAGCCGGCCGAGGCCGCCGCGGCACCCGCCGCCGAAGCCGCACCGGCCGCTGCCGCTCCGGCGGCCGCCGCGCCCGCGCCGGTCGTCAACAAGGGCGACAACGCCTGGATCTTCGTCGCCACCGCCTTCGTGATCCTGATGTCGATCCCCGGCCTCGCGCTGTTCTACGGCGGCCTGGTGCGCGGCAAGAACATGCTCAGCGTGCTGATGCAGGTGTTCGTGGTGTTCTCGCTGATCAGCGTGCTGTGGGTGGTCTACGGCTACAGCGTGGCCTTCACCGACGGCGGCGGTCTCAACGCCGTGGCGGGTGGCTTCAGCAAGCTGTTCCTCAAGGGCGTGACGCCCGACTCGGTGGCCGCCACCTGGTCCAAGGGCGTGGTGATCTCCGAGCTGATCTACGTGGTGTTCCAGGGCGCTTTCGCGGCCATCACCTGCGGCCTGATCGTCGGTGCCTTCGCCGAGCGCGCCAAGTTCGCCGCGGTGCTGGCCTTCGTGGTGATCTGGTTCAGCTTCAGCTACCTGCCGATGGCGCACATGGTGTGGTACTGGGCCGGTCCGGACGTCTACACCGACGCCAAGGCGGCCGAGGCGGCCACCGCAGCGGCCGGCTGGTTGTTCGCCAAGGGCGCGCTGGACTTCGCCGGCGGCACCGTGGTGCACATCAACGCCGCCGTCGCCGGCCTGGTCGGCGCCTACTTCGTCGGCAAGCGCGTGGGCTACGGCCGCGAAGCGATGACGCCGCACAACCTGACCCTGACCATGGTCGGCGCCTCGCTGCTGTGGTTCGGCTGGTTCGGCTTCAATGCCGGCTCGGCGCTCGAAGCCAACGGCATCGCCGCGCTGGCCTTCATCAACACCTGGGTCGCCACCGCCCTGGCCGCACTGGCCTGGACCGGCGTGGAATGGATCTGGAAGGGCAAGCCCTCTATGCTGGGCGCAGCCTCCGGCGCGGTGGCCGGCCTGGTCGCCATCACCCCGGCCTGCGGCTTCGTCGGCGTCGGCGGCGCGATGGCCATCGGCCTCCTGGCCGGCGTGGTCTGCCTGTGGGGCGTGCACGGCCTCAAGCGCCTCTTGGGTGCGGACGACGCGCTCGACGTGTTCGGCGTGCACGGCGTCGGCGGCATCCTGGGCGCCATCCTGACCGGCGTGTTCGCCGATCCGGCCCTGGGTGGCACCGGCATCTGGGACTACGTCGCCAACGGCGTGGCACCGGACTACTCGATCGGCACCCAGGTCTGGATCCAGACCCAGGGCGTGCTGACCACGCTGGTGGTGTCGGGCCTGGTGTCGGTGGTGGCCTACAAGCTGGTCGACCTGGTGATCGGCCTGCGCGTACCGGAAGACGAAGAGCGCGAGGGCCTCGACGTCACCTCGCACGGCGAGAAGGCCTACAACCTGTAA